A region from the Chrysoperla carnea chromosome 4, inChrCarn1.1, whole genome shotgun sequence genome encodes:
- the LOC123298751 gene encoding putative carbonic anhydrase 5 — MLPLLRVHLQYQCILQNYFYITFLIVFLLCIGVHGDSHGWGYGEDGSDQDWQGLCRTGKLQSPIDLSPQTSAIGKLGKLELNNFNVPQEVNIINNGHTLQINLKNTNEVEIKGAGLPDTYSLQQIHFHWKSEHAVSGRRFALECHLVHKNTKYLTIKDALKNKNGIAVLGVLFHISTIENEDLANILNISSPVRETPDSNEVTHTIHIDQLLPDDLTSFYRYRGSLTTPTCDEAVVWTVFTESLPITDKQFEIFQSLKTHNGDLKANNRPLKPLVGRLVTYQKFEYLTTVSSRSAKT; from the exons ATGTTACCATTATTACGAGTACATTTACAATATCaatgtattttacaaaattatttttacataacatTTCTAATTg TGTTTCTTCTATGCATTGGAGTTCATGGAGATTCTCATGGCTGGGGTTACGGAGAAGATg GATCAGATCAAGATTGGCAGGGACTATGTAGAACTGGAAAACTACAATCTCCAATTGATCTATCACCACAAACATCGGCAATAGGAAAACTAGGAAAATTggagttaaataattttaatgtgccTCAAGAAgtcaatataataaacaatgGTCATACAC ttcaaattaatttaaaaaatacaaatgaagTCGAAATAAAAGGAGCTGGTTTACCAGATACATACAGTCTTCAACAAATTCACTTTCATTGGAAATCTGAACATGCCGTATCTGGACGGCG atttGCGTTAGAATGCCATTTGGTACACAAAAATACTaagtatttaacaataaaagatgctcttaaaaacaaaaatgggaTTGCTGTTTTGGGTGTACTGTTTCAT atatcaACAATCGAAAATGAAGATTtggcaaatattttaaatattagttcaCCAGTCAGAGAAACTCCCGATTCAAATGAAGTTACACACACAATACATATTGATCAACTTTTACCAGATGATTTGACATCATTCTATAGGTATCGGGGGTCACTCACCACACCAACATGTGATGAAGCCGTTGTTTGGACAGTATTTACTGAAAGTCTGCCAATTACGGATAAACAG tttGAAATATTCCAATCTCTTAAAACTCACAATGGAGACTTAAAAGCAAACAACAGACCACTAAAGCCACTTGTTGGACGTTTAGTTACATATCAAAAATTCGAATATCTAACTACTGTAAGTAGCCGTagcgcaaaaaca